In Rattus norvegicus strain BN/NHsdMcwi chromosome 1, GRCr8, whole genome shotgun sequence, a genomic segment contains:
- the Prr14 gene encoding proline-rich protein 14, with protein sequence MDLPGDSSPSTQPSLCRQPLARALWEARSPKRPRLQPLGSPSSLEKASRRVLAVVLEDVMATNRVPLAHKADVPSLLNHNHQQDSVCTQSPTLPSHQVKWSLEARPPDPLHLCREPLSRIRQSSPTSRMRSRMAPGPEESPSQKTDQVPQPTLVVVLKDIASARQPVEGFAEDQPNLIVPAQRAEPVTKAGQPMPTPSDLEPPFQLSTLPADPPESPVPEPALETPLTPTSSSLLRPRLSPWGLAPLFRSVRSKLESFADIFLTPNKAPQPPPPPPPMKLELKIAISEAEQSKATEKMTSVSPRPPIRQWRTQCNSPAPVPKLPLGRSYSCPDLGPPDPGSWPPVPAQSSQSRPRRHTVGCGEMARTPPPPRPCLRKEVFPLGGVGVSPSLATSCSANASASFFCEPAEPRLGSTKGKELRATKDKVVSDPEKKTLGKVSRFRIRRTPVRLQPNLTPMGLPRPIRLNKKEFTLEEIYTNKNYQSPTARRTFETIFEEPQERNGTLIFTSSRKLRRAVEFRDSSLPRSRRPSRGVRTAASRTLTPNLAPSQDVGSLLQERLKELDALLLEEEIDREHPCHL encoded by the exons ATGGATTTGCCTGGGGACTCCAG CCCTTCTACACAGCCAAGCCTGTGCCGTCAGCCTCTAGCTCGAGCATTATGGGAAGCCAGGAGCCCGAAAAGACCGAGGCTGCAGCCTTTGGGGAGCCCTTCATCCCTGGAAAAGGCCTCTCGGAGGGTCCTGGCCGTGGTGCTAGAAGATGTCATGGCTACAAACAGG GTTCCCCTGGCACACAAAGCAGACGTCCCCAGCCTACTGAATCACAACCATCAGCAGGATTCTGTCTGCACTCAGTCACCCACTTTACCATCCCACCAGGTCAAGTGGTCCTTGGAAGCCAG GCCTCCTGACCCACTGCATTTGTGCAGAGAACCCTTGAGTCGTATCCGCCAGTCCTCACCCACCTCGAGGATGAGATCAAGGATGGCCCCCGGCCCAGAGGAGAGCCCTTCACAAAAGACAGACCAGGTCCCCCAGCCCACCCTGGTGGTGGTACTGAAAGACATTGCCAGTGCCAGACAACCAGTTGAG GGTTTTGCTGAAGATCAGCCCAACCTCATTGTCCCAGCACAAAG AGCTGAGCCTGTGACAAAAGCTGGTCAGCCAATGCCTACACCCAGTGACCTAGAACCCCCATTTCAACTGTCCACTCTGCCTGCAGATCCTCCAGAAAGCCCAGTACCGG AGCCTGCTCTGGAGACCCCACTGACCCCAACATCGTCCAGTCTTTTACGCCCCCGTCTCAGTCCCTGGGGCTTGGCCCCCCTCTTCCGTTCCGTCCGATCGAAGCTTGAAAGCTTTGCTGACATCTTCCTCACACCCAACAAAGCGCCACAGCCtccaccccctccacctcccatgaAACTGGAGTTGAAGATTGCCATCTCAGAGGCTGAGCAGTCCAAGGCTACTGAGAAAATGACATCTGTCAGCCCCCGGCCCCCTATCCGCCAGTGGCGGACTCAGTGCAATTCCCCAGCACCTGTCCCTAAGTTACCTCTGGGACGAAGCTATTCCTGCCCTGATCTAGGGCCCCCTGACCCAGGTAGCTGGCCTCCTGTTCCAGCCCAGTCAAGCCAGTCCAGGCCTCGGAGACATACTGTGGGTTGTGGGGAGATGGCCCGGACCCCACCACCTCCTCGGCCCTGTCTCCGGAAAGAGGTCTTCCCTCTTGGAGGAGTGGGAGTCTCACCTTCTCTTGCTACATCTTGTTCAGCCaatgcctctgcttccttcttctgcGAGCCAGCCGAACCCAG ATTAGGTTCAACAAAGGGGAAGGAGTTAAGAGCGACGAAAGACAAGGTGGTTTCTGATCCAGAGAAGAAG ACCCTGGGGAAGGTTTCTAGATTCAGAATACGGAGGACACCTGTCCGTCTACAACCAAACCTTACACCAATGGGGCTGCCTCGACCAATCAG GTTGAATAAGAAGGAGTTCACATTGGAAGAAATTTATACCAATAAGAATTACCAATCACCCACAGCCAGAAG GACCTTTGAGACCATCTTTGAGGAACCACAGGAGCGCAATGGAACTCTGATTTTTACCAGCTCTAGGAAGCTCCGAAGGGCAGTAGAGTTTCGGGACAGTAGCCTTCCTCGATCCCGGCGACCATCACGAGGGGTCCGAACTGCAGCCAGCAGAACCCTTACTCCCAATCTGGCACCCAGCCAGGATGTGGGATCTCTACTGCAAGAACGACTGAAGGAGCTAGATGCCTTGCTCCTAGAGGAGGAGATAGACAGGGAACACCCTTGTCACCTCTAG
- the Fbrs gene encoding probable fibrosin-1 isoform X1 has product METAAAPGPGWAAEGERRRRRCSRRDRDREQRRRRGPGGDAPRALLAAPRGSSSSSSPPPPARPWSSASSGERPGGLRRRRPRPRPRPPRPRARKRPAGSGSRGEEEEEEEEGGADDGEAEEEPEEEEEEEDLIDGFAIASFASLEALQKDASLQPPERLEHRLKHSGKRKRGGSSGATGEPGDSSDREPGRPPGDRPRKWPNKRRRKEAFSRHSLEAGYICDAESDLDERVSDDDLDPSFTVSTSKASGPHGTFNGNCEAKLSVVPKVSGLERSQEQPPGPDPLLVPFPPKDPPPPPAPRPPVSSPTPLPATPSLPPPPQHQLQLRVSPFGLRTSPYGSSLDLSTGSSSRPPPKAPAPPVAQPPPSSSSSSSSSSSASSSSAQLTHRPPTPSLPLPLSSHSFPPHGLRPPPPPHHPSLVSPGPTLPPPPPLLQVPGHPGASAANALSEQDLIGQDLNSRYLNAQGGPEVVGAGGSARPLAFQFHQHNHQHQHTHQHTHQHFTPYPPGLLPPHGHMFEKYPGKMEGLFRHNPYMAFPPAVPGLPPGLPPAVSFGSLQGAFQPKNTNPELPPRLGPVLSGLPQKGTQIPDHFRPPLRKPGKWCAMHVRVAYMILRHQEKMKGDSHKLDFRNDLLPCLPGPYGALPPGQELSHPASLFTATGAVHAAANPFTTAPGAHGPFLSPSTHIDPFGRPTSFASLAALSNGAFGGLGSPTFNSSAVFAQKESPGAPPAFASPPDPWGRLHRSPLAFPAWVRPPETARTPGSDKERPMERREPSVTKEEKDRDLPFSRPQLRVSPATPKARAGEEGVRPAKESVRVKEERKEEAAAAAAAAAAAAAAAAAAAAAAAATTGPQGLHLLLERPRPPPFLGPSLPDRCAGFPEPTWLAGPPRLARPPRFYEAGEELTGPGAMAAARLYSLDPAHPLLYSRLAPPPPPTATPGTPHLLSKTPPGALLGAPPPLVPAPRPSSPPRAPGPARADR; this is encoded by the exons ATGGAGACGGCCGCGGCCCCAGGCCCGGGCTGGGCAGCTGAAGGGGAGCGGCGACGAAGACGCTGCTCGCGGCGAGACCGTGATCGGGAGCAGCGGCGCCGCCGAGGTCCAGGCGGTGACGCGCCCCGGGCCTTGTTGGCTGCCCCGCGAGGCTCTTCATCCTCGTCGTCACCGCCGCCGCCCGCCCGTCCCTGGTCCTCAGCTTCATCTGGAGAGCGGCCTGGGGGCCTAAGACGGCGGCGGCCCCGACCCAGGCCTCGACCCCCGAGACCGCGAGCTCGGAAGCGGCCTGCCGGTTCGGGCAGCCgcggagaggaagaggaggaggaggaagaggggggcgCAGACGACGGAGAAGCCGAGGAGGAGcctgaagaggaggaagaggaggaagacttgaTCGATGGTTTTGCCATCGCTAGCTTTGCCAGCCTTGAGGCCTTGCAG AAGGAtgcatctcttcagcccccagaACGACTGGAACATCGGCTGAAGCATTCTGGGAAACGGAAGAGGGGGGGCTCCAGTGGGGCCACTGGGGAGCCAGGGGACAGCTCAGACCGTGAGCCTGGTCGACCCCCTGGGGATAGGCCCCGCAAATGGCCCAATAAGCGAAGAAGGAAAGAG GCCTTCTCCCGTCACTCTCTGGAAGCTGGATATATA tgTGACGCAGAAAGTGATCTGGATGAGAGG GTCTCCGATGATGACCTTGACCCTTCCTTTACGGTCTCAACCAGCAAAG CCTCGGGTCCTCATGGCACCTTCAATGGGAACTGTGAAGCAAAACTGTCTGTGGTCCCTAAAGTGTCGGGCCTGGAGCGGAGCCAAGAGCAGCCCCCGGGGCCTGACCCGCTGCTAGTGCCTTTCCCCCCAAAGGATCCACCACCTCCACCAGCCCCTCGGCCTCCCGTCTCATCCCCTACACCCTTACCAGCTACCCCCAgtctgccacccccaccccagcaccaGCTGCAGCTTCGGGTCTCACCCTTCGGCCTCCGAACTTCTCCTTATGGCAGCAGCCTGGACCTCAGCACTGGCAG CTCTTCACGGCCGCCCCCCAAGGCCCCGGCCCCTCCCGTGGCTCAGCCTCCCCCCTCATCATCCtcttcgtcctcctcctcctcatctgccTCCTCCTCGTCCGCGCAGCTCACCCACCGGCCCCCGACGCCCtcactgcccctgcctctgtcctccCACAGCTTTCCTCCCCATGGGTTgcgcccaccaccaccaccccaccacccctccTTGGTCTCCCCtggccccaccctgcccccacccccacctctgctgCAGGTGCCAGGGCACCCTGGGGCCTCAGCCGCTAACGCCCTTTCTG aGCAGGACCTAATCGGCCAGGACCTGAACTCACGCTACCTGAATGCCCAGGGTGGCCCTGAGGTGGTGGGAGCAGGGGGCTCAGCCCGGCCCCTGGCCTTCCAGTTCCACCAGCAcaaccaccagcaccagcacacCCACCAGCACACCCACCAGCACTTCACTCCCTACCCCCCGGGCCTGCTGCCTCCCCACGGCCACATG TTTGAGAAATACCCAGGAAAGATGGAAGGCCTTTTCCGACataat CCGTACATGGCCTTCCCTCCCGCTGTGCCCGGGCTCCCTCCGGGTCTCCCACCAGCTGTCTCCTTTGGCTCCCTGCAGGGGGCCTTCCAGCCCAAG AACACGAACCCTGAGCTGCCACCACGACTGGGGCCAGTGCTGAGCGGGCTCCCCCAGAAGGGGACACAG ATCCCTGATCATTTCCGGCCACCTTTGAGG aaaccaggaaagtggtgTGCCATGCATGTTCGTGTGGCTTACATGATCCTGAGACACCAGGAAAAGATGAag GGTGATTCCCACAAGCTTGACTTTCGGAACGACCTCCTACCCTGCCTTCCGGGACCCTATGGGGCCCTGCCCCCTGGGCAGGAGCTCTCCCACCCGGCCTCCCTCTTCACTGCGACTG GAGCCGTCCATGCTGCAGCCAATCCTTTCACGACAGCTCCTGGGGCCCATGGACCCTTCCTGAGCCCCAGTACCCACATTG ATCCCTTTGGGCGCCCCACAAGCTTCGCTTCCTTGGCGGCTCTCTCCAACGGGGCCTTTGGAGGCCTGGGCAGCCCCACATTCA ACTCCAGCGCCGTCTTTGCCCAGAAAGAAAGCCCAGGAGCCCCACCAGCCTTTGCCTCCCCACCAGACCCATGGGGCCGCCTGCACCGCAGTCCTCTTGCCTTTCCTGCTTGGGTCCGACCCCCTGAAACTGCCCGGACACCGGGCTCAGATAAGGAGCGACCTATGGAGCGAAGAGAGCCCTCTGTCACCAAGGAGGAGAAGGACAG GGACCTCCCTTTCTCACGGCCTCAGCTTCGAGTTTCTCCTGCTACTCCTAAGGCCAGGGCTGGCGAGGAAGGAGTGCGGCCAGCCAAAGAGTCTGTGCGGGTAAAAGAAGAGCGGAAAGAAGaggctgctgctgcagctgctgccgctgccgccgccgctgctgccgctgccgctgctgccgccgccgccgctgcaaCCACTGGGCCTCAAGGTCTTCATTTGCTTTTGGAGAGGCCCCGGCCACCCCCCTTTCTTGGCCCTAGTCTGCCTGATCGCTGTGCAGGCTTCCCAGAGCCAACCTGGTTGGCAGGGCCCCCACGCCTGGCCAGGCCACCACGCTTCTATGAGGCAGGTGAGGAGTTGACTGGACCAGGGGCCATGGCTGCTGCCCGCCTCTATAGTCTAGACCCTGCTCATCCATTGCTATACAGCCGTTTggctcctccaccaccacctacTGCAACTCCAGGAACCCCTCACCTTCTCAGCAAGACCCCACCAGGAGCCCTTTTAGGAGCACCACCACCTCTTGTGCCCGCCCCCCGGCCCAGTTCCCCACCTAGGGCCCCTGGCCCAGCCCGGGCTGACAGGTGA
- the Fbrs gene encoding probable fibrosin-1 isoform X2: METAAAPGPGWAAEGERRRRRCSRRDRDREQRRRRGPGGDAPRALLAAPRGSSSSSSPPPPARPWSSASSGERPGGLRRRRPRPRPRPPRPRARKRPAGSGSRGEEEEEEEEGGADDGEAEEEPEEEEEEEDLIDGFAIASFASLEALQKDASLQPPERLEHRLKHSGKRKRGGSSGATGEPGDSSDREPGRPPGDRPRKWPNKRRRKEAFSRHSLEAGYICDAESDLDERVSDDDLDPSFTVSTSKASGPHGTFNGNCEAKLSVVPKVSGLERSQEQPPGPDPLLVPFPPKDPPPPPAPRPPVSSPTPLPATPSLPPPPQHQLQLRVSPFGLRTSPYGSSLDLSTGSSSRPPPKAPAPPVAQPPPSSSSSSSSSSSASSSSAQLTHRPPTPSLPLPLSSHSFPPHGLRPPPPPHHPSLVSPGPTLPPPPPLLQVPGHPGASAANALSEQDLIGQDLNSRYLNAQGGPEVVGAGGSARPLAFQFHQHNHQHQHTHQHTHQHFTPYPPGLLPPHGHMPYMAFPPAVPGLPPGLPPAVSFGSLQGAFQPKNTNPELPPRLGPVLSGLPQKGTQIPDHFRPPLRKPGKWCAMHVRVAYMILRHQEKMKGDSHKLDFRNDLLPCLPGPYGALPPGQELSHPASLFTATGAVHAAANPFTTAPGAHGPFLSPSTHIDPFGRPTSFASLAALSNGAFGGLGSPTFNSSAVFAQKESPGAPPAFASPPDPWGRLHRSPLAFPAWVRPPETARTPGSDKERPMERREPSVTKEEKDRDLPFSRPQLRVSPATPKARAGEEGVRPAKESVRVKEERKEEAAAAAAAAAAAAAAAAAAAAAAAATTGPQGLHLLLERPRPPPFLGPSLPDRCAGFPEPTWLAGPPRLARPPRFYEAGEELTGPGAMAAARLYSLDPAHPLLYSRLAPPPPPTATPGTPHLLSKTPPGALLGAPPPLVPAPRPSSPPRAPGPARADR, encoded by the exons ATGGAGACGGCCGCGGCCCCAGGCCCGGGCTGGGCAGCTGAAGGGGAGCGGCGACGAAGACGCTGCTCGCGGCGAGACCGTGATCGGGAGCAGCGGCGCCGCCGAGGTCCAGGCGGTGACGCGCCCCGGGCCTTGTTGGCTGCCCCGCGAGGCTCTTCATCCTCGTCGTCACCGCCGCCGCCCGCCCGTCCCTGGTCCTCAGCTTCATCTGGAGAGCGGCCTGGGGGCCTAAGACGGCGGCGGCCCCGACCCAGGCCTCGACCCCCGAGACCGCGAGCTCGGAAGCGGCCTGCCGGTTCGGGCAGCCgcggagaggaagaggaggaggaggaagaggggggcgCAGACGACGGAGAAGCCGAGGAGGAGcctgaagaggaggaagaggaggaagacttgaTCGATGGTTTTGCCATCGCTAGCTTTGCCAGCCTTGAGGCCTTGCAG AAGGAtgcatctcttcagcccccagaACGACTGGAACATCGGCTGAAGCATTCTGGGAAACGGAAGAGGGGGGGCTCCAGTGGGGCCACTGGGGAGCCAGGGGACAGCTCAGACCGTGAGCCTGGTCGACCCCCTGGGGATAGGCCCCGCAAATGGCCCAATAAGCGAAGAAGGAAAGAG GCCTTCTCCCGTCACTCTCTGGAAGCTGGATATATA tgTGACGCAGAAAGTGATCTGGATGAGAGG GTCTCCGATGATGACCTTGACCCTTCCTTTACGGTCTCAACCAGCAAAG CCTCGGGTCCTCATGGCACCTTCAATGGGAACTGTGAAGCAAAACTGTCTGTGGTCCCTAAAGTGTCGGGCCTGGAGCGGAGCCAAGAGCAGCCCCCGGGGCCTGACCCGCTGCTAGTGCCTTTCCCCCCAAAGGATCCACCACCTCCACCAGCCCCTCGGCCTCCCGTCTCATCCCCTACACCCTTACCAGCTACCCCCAgtctgccacccccaccccagcaccaGCTGCAGCTTCGGGTCTCACCCTTCGGCCTCCGAACTTCTCCTTATGGCAGCAGCCTGGACCTCAGCACTGGCAG CTCTTCACGGCCGCCCCCCAAGGCCCCGGCCCCTCCCGTGGCTCAGCCTCCCCCCTCATCATCCtcttcgtcctcctcctcctcatctgccTCCTCCTCGTCCGCGCAGCTCACCCACCGGCCCCCGACGCCCtcactgcccctgcctctgtcctccCACAGCTTTCCTCCCCATGGGTTgcgcccaccaccaccaccccaccacccctccTTGGTCTCCCCtggccccaccctgcccccacccccacctctgctgCAGGTGCCAGGGCACCCTGGGGCCTCAGCCGCTAACGCCCTTTCTG aGCAGGACCTAATCGGCCAGGACCTGAACTCACGCTACCTGAATGCCCAGGGTGGCCCTGAGGTGGTGGGAGCAGGGGGCTCAGCCCGGCCCCTGGCCTTCCAGTTCCACCAGCAcaaccaccagcaccagcacacCCACCAGCACACCCACCAGCACTTCACTCCCTACCCCCCGGGCCTGCTGCCTCCCCACGGCCACATG CCGTACATGGCCTTCCCTCCCGCTGTGCCCGGGCTCCCTCCGGGTCTCCCACCAGCTGTCTCCTTTGGCTCCCTGCAGGGGGCCTTCCAGCCCAAG AACACGAACCCTGAGCTGCCACCACGACTGGGGCCAGTGCTGAGCGGGCTCCCCCAGAAGGGGACACAG ATCCCTGATCATTTCCGGCCACCTTTGAGG aaaccaggaaagtggtgTGCCATGCATGTTCGTGTGGCTTACATGATCCTGAGACACCAGGAAAAGATGAag GGTGATTCCCACAAGCTTGACTTTCGGAACGACCTCCTACCCTGCCTTCCGGGACCCTATGGGGCCCTGCCCCCTGGGCAGGAGCTCTCCCACCCGGCCTCCCTCTTCACTGCGACTG GAGCCGTCCATGCTGCAGCCAATCCTTTCACGACAGCTCCTGGGGCCCATGGACCCTTCCTGAGCCCCAGTACCCACATTG ATCCCTTTGGGCGCCCCACAAGCTTCGCTTCCTTGGCGGCTCTCTCCAACGGGGCCTTTGGAGGCCTGGGCAGCCCCACATTCA ACTCCAGCGCCGTCTTTGCCCAGAAAGAAAGCCCAGGAGCCCCACCAGCCTTTGCCTCCCCACCAGACCCATGGGGCCGCCTGCACCGCAGTCCTCTTGCCTTTCCTGCTTGGGTCCGACCCCCTGAAACTGCCCGGACACCGGGCTCAGATAAGGAGCGACCTATGGAGCGAAGAGAGCCCTCTGTCACCAAGGAGGAGAAGGACAG GGACCTCCCTTTCTCACGGCCTCAGCTTCGAGTTTCTCCTGCTACTCCTAAGGCCAGGGCTGGCGAGGAAGGAGTGCGGCCAGCCAAAGAGTCTGTGCGGGTAAAAGAAGAGCGGAAAGAAGaggctgctgctgcagctgctgccgctgccgccgccgctgctgccgctgccgctgctgccgccgccgccgctgcaaCCACTGGGCCTCAAGGTCTTCATTTGCTTTTGGAGAGGCCCCGGCCACCCCCCTTTCTTGGCCCTAGTCTGCCTGATCGCTGTGCAGGCTTCCCAGAGCCAACCTGGTTGGCAGGGCCCCCACGCCTGGCCAGGCCACCACGCTTCTATGAGGCAGGTGAGGAGTTGACTGGACCAGGGGCCATGGCTGCTGCCCGCCTCTATAGTCTAGACCCTGCTCATCCATTGCTATACAGCCGTTTggctcctccaccaccacctacTGCAACTCCAGGAACCCCTCACCTTCTCAGCAAGACCCCACCAGGAGCCCTTTTAGGAGCACCACCACCTCTTGTGCCCGCCCCCCGGCCCAGTTCCCCACCTAGGGCCCCTGGCCCAGCCCGGGCTGACAGGTGA